Proteins encoded in a region of the Deltaproteobacteria bacterium genome:
- a CDS encoding matrixin family metalloprotease produces the protein MAPKAFADVSMITPNQTILPLLAVAFSMTLFHSADAHMCLKAGGVETGTFCEHEDGVRDGHGHESEGHGDAGRMVHIRRMTCKDGAVARWKPVGRDVVTFKVNDRAGVSLEVALAIRRGVLQWNRVQPFYVMQERASEEADITIELLDDLLPGIVGAAQVKCRNAREGIRKAYVYLALKGVGSVEAQNMTAHEIGHAMGLGHSDHSHDLMDAKLAEKNIDERMICPSNLNRAGLIAGMHSYSIPEDEWSEMECWGRTSG, from the coding sequence ATGGCTCCCAAGGCTTTTGCCGACGTCAGCATGATCACGCCCAATCAAACAATCCTTCCCCTTCTCGCCGTGGCGTTCTCCATGACCCTGTTCCACTCCGCCGATGCCCACATGTGCCTGAAGGCCGGAGGCGTCGAGACGGGAACCTTCTGTGAGCACGAAGACGGTGTCCGAGACGGCCACGGCCACGAATCCGAGGGCCACGGCGACGCCGGCCGCATGGTCCACATCCGACGGATGACGTGCAAGGACGGGGCCGTGGCCCGCTGGAAACCCGTGGGCCGTGACGTGGTGACGTTCAAGGTCAACGATCGGGCCGGGGTATCCCTGGAGGTGGCGCTCGCGATACGCCGTGGCGTGCTGCAATGGAACCGGGTGCAGCCTTTCTACGTCATGCAGGAAAGGGCGAGTGAGGAGGCGGACATCACCATCGAGTTGCTCGACGACCTGTTGCCCGGGATCGTGGGCGCCGCCCAGGTCAAATGCCGTAACGCACGGGAGGGGATCCGCAAGGCTTACGTGTACCTGGCGCTCAAGGGGGTGGGCTCCGTGGAGGCCCAGAACATGACCGCCCACGAGATCGGCCACGCCATGGGATTGGGCCATTCGGATCACAGCCACGACCTCATGGACGCCAAGCTGGCGGAGAAGAACATCGACGAGCGCATGATCTGTCCCAGCAACCTGAACCGCGCGGGATTGATCGCCGGCATGCACTCCTATTCCATTCCCGAGGATGAGTGGAGCGAAATGGAATGCTGGGGGCGGACTTCGGGATGA
- the otsB gene encoding trehalose-phosphatase yields MISEWTIPSALADFHDIENTLRGRRAAVFLDYDGTLTPIVDTPEQAVLSDEMRAVVRRLGDRCVTAIVSGRARKDVQAHVRLDNLFYAGTHGFEIVGPEGSGIHHEVGQEFLPAMEELHQRLRRALGNTSGLLLETKGYSLAVHYRLVQESAVAGVESVVDGLMPDYPTLRKTHGKKVFEIRPRFDWNKGKAVQWILEALDLDHADVVPFYLGDDTTDEDAFEAVDGRGVGILVADEARPTAARYRLEETAEVARFLQCLVRVLHEST; encoded by the coding sequence ATGATCTCCGAATGGACGATCCCGTCCGCGCTGGCCGACTTCCATGACATCGAGAATACGCTCAGGGGCAGGCGCGCGGCGGTGTTCCTCGACTACGACGGGACCCTGACACCCATCGTCGACACCCCCGAGCAGGCCGTGCTCTCCGACGAGATGCGCGCGGTGGTGCGGCGGCTGGGCGACCGTTGCGTGACCGCCATCGTCAGCGGGCGCGCGCGCAAGGACGTGCAGGCGCACGTCCGCCTCGACAACCTCTTCTACGCCGGGACACATGGATTCGAGATCGTCGGTCCCGAGGGCTCCGGCATCCACCACGAGGTGGGGCAGGAGTTTCTCCCGGCCATGGAGGAACTGCATCAGCGGCTGCGCCGCGCCCTCGGGAATACCTCCGGTCTCTTGCTGGAAACCAAGGGCTACTCCCTGGCGGTGCACTACCGGCTCGTGCAGGAGTCCGCGGTGGCAGGCGTGGAGTCCGTGGTGGACGGGTTGATGCCGGACTACCCCACGCTGCGCAAGACCCACGGCAAGAAGGTCTTCGAGATCCGTCCGCGGTTCGACTGGAACAAGGGCAAGGCGGTCCAGTGGATCCTGGAGGCTCTCGACCTCGACCACGCGGACGTGGTGCCGTTCTACCTGGGCGACGACACCACCGACGAGGACGCCTTCGAGGCGGTGGACGGCAGGGGCGTCGGGATTCTCGTGGCCGACGAGGCCCGTCCGACGGCGGCGCGGTACCGGCTGGAGGAAACTGCCGAGGTGGCGCGTTTCCTCCAGTGTCTGGTACGTGTTCTGCATGAGTCCACGTAA
- a CDS encoding thiamine pyrophosphate-binding protein — translation MIEVNGLTGGEAFLRVLSGMGVERIFASPGSEWSPVWEALAKPDESMPVYLSSRHEEIALAMASGYAKATGKLPGVMIHTTVGALHGSMALRGALHEQVPMVVFTGESIAFGEDDGPDPGGQWMRFLSDVGGPARLVDRCVKWSFGVNDKNILVSTIQRACQMAMSSPRGPVFVSLPMEYLFDKVTREAPLKVSMPTMPSPDPEGIAELAGLLRTARNPVIVSENAGKNTAIVERMVELAELLSAPVVETRSSGYFNFPRNHELHAGFDPGEYMADADVVCLIGATQPWHPASASIAQGAKVVALDEEPLHMNLPYWGVQVDLSIAGELEASLGALVERLGQDGVDGGAAATERRAKLREQGAARRAAWAEHARSLESKEPMDTDWVMYQLNQVLPEDVYLVEETITHRMALHQYLDRVKPGNFFSGCIGGLGTGLGTALGVKAAQPDRPVVLVIGDGSFNYNPGIAGFGFAQEFRMPILIVLMNNHGYKSMKRGVPAYYPEGWAVRTNQFVGTSIAPAPDYPAIARAFDGFGERVQNPAEVKGALERGLQAAREGRLALVDLWLEPVNE, via the coding sequence ATGATCGAAGTCAACGGACTCACGGGCGGAGAAGCCTTTCTGCGCGTTCTGTCGGGCATGGGCGTGGAGCGCATCTTCGCCTCGCCGGGCTCGGAGTGGTCGCCGGTATGGGAGGCACTGGCCAAGCCGGACGAGAGCATGCCGGTGTACCTGAGTTCGCGCCACGAAGAGATCGCGCTGGCCATGGCCAGCGGCTACGCCAAGGCCACCGGCAAGCTGCCCGGCGTCATGATCCACACCACCGTCGGCGCGCTGCACGGCTCCATGGCCCTGCGCGGCGCGCTCCACGAGCAGGTGCCCATGGTGGTCTTCACCGGCGAGTCCATCGCCTTCGGCGAGGACGACGGCCCCGATCCCGGCGGCCAGTGGATGCGCTTTCTCTCGGACGTGGGCGGCCCGGCGCGGCTGGTGGACCGGTGCGTGAAGTGGAGCTTCGGGGTCAACGACAAGAACATCCTGGTGTCCACCATCCAGCGCGCCTGTCAGATGGCCATGAGCTCGCCGCGCGGACCGGTGTTCGTGTCGCTGCCCATGGAGTACCTGTTCGACAAGGTCACGCGGGAGGCGCCCCTCAAGGTGTCCATGCCCACCATGCCGAGCCCCGACCCCGAGGGGATCGCGGAGTTGGCGGGTCTGCTGCGCACGGCGCGGAACCCCGTCATCGTGAGCGAGAACGCGGGCAAGAACACGGCCATCGTGGAGCGCATGGTAGAGTTGGCGGAACTGCTCAGCGCCCCTGTGGTGGAGACCCGCAGCAGCGGCTACTTCAACTTCCCGCGGAACCACGAGCTGCACGCCGGCTTCGACCCCGGCGAGTACATGGCAGATGCCGACGTGGTCTGCCTCATCGGCGCCACCCAGCCGTGGCATCCGGCATCGGCGTCCATCGCCCAGGGCGCCAAGGTGGTGGCCCTGGACGAGGAGCCGCTGCACATGAACCTGCCCTACTGGGGCGTGCAGGTGGACCTGAGCATCGCGGGCGAGCTGGAGGCGTCCCTGGGCGCGCTGGTGGAGCGGCTCGGCCAGGACGGGGTCGACGGCGGCGCCGCGGCGACGGAACGACGCGCGAAGCTGCGCGAGCAGGGCGCGGCGCGCCGGGCCGCGTGGGCCGAGCATGCCCGGAGCCTGGAATCCAAGGAGCCCATGGACACCGACTGGGTCATGTACCAGCTCAACCAGGTGCTGCCCGAGGACGTCTACCTGGTGGAGGAGACCATCACCCACCGCATGGCCCTGCACCAGTACCTGGACCGGGTCAAGCCCGGCAACTTCTTCAGCGGCTGCATCGGCGGCCTGGGCACGGGTCTCGGCACCGCCCTGGGCGTCAAGGCCGCGCAGCCGGACCGTCCCGTGGTGCTGGTCATCGGCGACGGCTCCTTCAACTACAACCCGGGCATCGCGGGCTTCGGCTTCGCCCAGGAATTCCGCATGCCGATCCTCATCGTGCTCATGAACAACCACGGCTACAAGTCCATGAAGCGCGGCGTGCCGGCGTACTACCCCGAGGGCTGGGCGGTGCGCACCAACCAGTTCGTCGGCACCTCCATCGCGCCGGCGCCGGACTATCCGGCCATCGCCCGGGCCTTCGACGGATTCGGCGAGCGCGTGCAGAATCCGGCCGAGGTCAAGGGGGCTCTGGAGCGGGGCCTCCAGGCCGCCCGCGAAGGACGGCTCGCACTGGTGGACCTCTGGCTGGAGCCGGTCAACGAATAG